One segment of Rosa chinensis cultivar Old Blush chromosome 6, RchiOBHm-V2, whole genome shotgun sequence DNA contains the following:
- the LOC112168847 gene encoding (S)-8-oxocitronellyl enol synthase ISY1, with protein MSWWWAGAIGAAKKKFDPDDAPAKYQSVALVLGVTGLVGNSLAEILPLPDTPGGPWKVYGVARRPRPQWNADDPIQYIQCDLLDSKQTEAELSQLTDVTHIFYVTWASKPTEAENCEANGKMLSNVLNAVIPNAPNLQHICMQTGRKHYLGSFDMLGKVQPHEPPYHEDLPRLNAPNFYYVMEDILFEEVKKKEGLTWSVHRPGAIFGFSPYSLMNMIGSLCVYAAICKHEGQPLRFPGSKGTWEGFWDVSDADMIAEHEIWAAVEPYAKNEAFNCSNGDVFKWKHLWGILAEQFELVPAGVQEELSFEEMMKDKGPVWDEIVREHGLVPTKLEEVGNWWFLDIMFQVDSTVDSMNKSKEHGFVGFRNSKTSFVSWIDKMKSFRIVP; from the exons ATGAGTTGGTGGTGGGCAGGAGCCATAGGAGCTGCAAAG AAAAAGTTTGATCCAGACGATGCACCTGCCAAGTACCAGAGCGTGGCCCTCGTACTTGGGGTCACCGGACTCGTCGGAAACAGCCTCGCCGAGATTCTTCCACTGCCCGACACTCCCGGCGGGCCGTGGAAGGTCTACGGAGTGGCCCGGCGGCCCCGGCCGCAGTGGAACGCTGACGACCCTATTCAGTACATCCAGTGTGACCTCTTAGACTCCAAACAGACAGAGGCAGAGCTCTCCCAGCTCACTGATGTCACTCACATTTTTTATGTCACATGGGCGAGCAAGCCAACTGAAGCTGAGAACTGTGAGGCTAATGGCAAGATGTTAAGCAATGTGTTGAATGCAGTGATCCCAAACGCGCCGAATTTGCAGCACATATGTATGCAGACGGGTCGGAAGCACTACTTAGGTTCGTTTGACATGTTGGGGAAAGTCCAACCCCATGAACCTCCATATCACGAAGACCTGCCGAGGCTTAATGCCCCCAATTTTTACTATGTGATGGAGGATATTCTGTTTGAGgaggtgaagaagaaggaggggcTGACATGGTCTGTGCACAGGCCGGGAGCCATATTCGGGTTCTCACCGTATAGCTTGATGAATATGATTGGGAGTTTGTGTGTTTACGCTGCGATTTGTAAGCATGAAGGGCAGCCGTTGAGGTTTCCGGGGAGTAAAGGAACTTGGGAAGGGTTCTGGGACGTGTCTGATGCGGATATGATTGCTGAACATGAGATATGGGCAGCTGTGGAGCCTTATGCCAAGAATGAAGCTTTTAATTGTAGCAACGGGGATGTGTTCAAGTGGAAGCATTTGTGGGGGATTCTGGCCGAGCAGTTCGAGCTAGTGCCTGCTGGAGTTCAGGAGGAGTTGAGTTTTGAGGAGATGATGAAAGATAAAGGGCCAGTGTGGGATGAAATTGTAAGAGAGCATGGTTTGGTGCCTACCAAATTGGAAGAGGTAGGGAACTGGTGGTTTCTGGACATTATGTTTCAGGTTGATTCAACTGTGGACAGTATGAACAAGAGCAAAGAGCATGGTTTTGTTGGCTTTAGGAACTCGAAAACTTCCTTTGTTTCTTGGATTGACAAGATGAAGTCTTTTAGAATTGTTCCTTGA
- the LOC112168846 gene encoding (S)-8-oxocitronellyl enol synthase ISY1 yields MSWWWAGAIGAAKKKFDPDDAPAEYQSVALVLGVTGIVGNSLAEILPLSDTPGGPWKVYGVARRPRPQWNADHPIQYIQCDLLDSKQTEAELSQLTDVTHIFYVTWASKPTEAENCEANGKMLSNVLNAVIPNAPNLQHICMQTGRKHYLGSVEMLGKVQPHEPPYHEDLPRLNAPNFYYVMEDILFEEVKKKEGLTWSVHRPGVIFGFSPYSLMNAIGSLCVYAAICKHQGQPLRFPGSKGTWEGFWDVSDADMIAEHEIWAAVEPYAKKEAFNCSNGDVFKWKHLWGLLAEQFEVVPAGVHEELSFEEMMKDKGPVWDEIVREHGLVPTKLEEVGNWLFLDIIFQDDSTVDSMNKSKEHGFVGFRNSKTSFVSWIDKMKSFRIVP; encoded by the exons ATGAGTTGGTGGTGGGCAGGAGCCATAGGAGCTGCAAAG AAAAAGTTTGATCCAGACGATGCACCTGCCGAGTACCAGAGCGTGGCCCTGGTACTTGGGGTCACCGGAATCGTCGGAAACAGCCTTGCTGAGATTCTTCCACTATCCGACACTCCCGGCGGGCCGTGGAAGGTCTACGGAGTGGCCCGGCGGCCCCGGCCGCAGTGGAACGCTGACCACCCGATTCAGTACATCCAGTGTGACCTCTTAGACTCCAAACAGACAGAGGCAGAGCTCTCCCAGCTCACTGATGTCACTCACATTTTTTATGTCACATGGGCGAGCAAGCCAACTGAAGCTGAGAACTGTGAGGCTAATGGCAAGATGTTAAGCAATGTGTTGAATGCTGTGATCCCAAATGCGCCGAATTTGCAGCACATATGTATGCAGACGGGTCGGAAGCACTACTTAGGTTCGGTTGAGATGTTGGGGAAAGTCCAACCCCATGAACCTCCATATCACGAAGACCTGCCGAGGCTTAATGCCCCCAATTTTTACTATGTGATGGAGGATATTCTGTTTGAGgaggtgaagaagaaggaggggcTGACATGGTCTGTACACAGGCCGGGAGTCATATTCGGGTTCTCACCTTATAGCTTGATGAATGCGATTGGGAGTTTGTGTGTTTACGCTGCGATTTGTAAGCATCAAGGGCAGCCGTTGAGGTTTCCGGGGAGTAAAGGAACTTGGGAAGGGTTCTGGGACGTGTCTGATGCGGATATGATTGCTGAACATGAGATATGGGCAGCTGTGGAGCCTTATGCCAAGAAAGAAGCTTTTAATTGCAGCAATGGGGATGTATTCAAGTGGAAGCATCTGTGGGGGCTTTTGGCTGAGCAGTTTGAGGTAGTGCCTGCTGGAGTTCACGAGGAGTTGAGTTTTGAGGAGATGATGAAAGATAAAGGGCCAGTGTGGGATGAAATTGTAAGAGAGCATGGTTTGGTGCCTACCAAATTGGAAGAGGTAGGGAACTGGTTGTTTCTGGACATTATATTTCAGGATGATTCAACTGTGGACAGTATGAACAAGAGCAAAGAGCATGGTTTTGTTGGCTTTAGGAACTCGAAAACTTCCTTTGTTTCTTGGATTGACAAGATGAAGTCTTTTAGAATTGTTCCTTGA
- the LOC112168845 gene encoding pentatricopeptide repeat-containing protein At5g02860, whose product MADKMALPLLLPNPPPSSSKPFFPNHHQTQNPSQPPPLSPPPPPPITPILQELLLHPNPSTPQSQNPSYRRTRTRIGRSRDSNRGKPWSHHRLSSQGQHILDSFINSPFDSSKLDEQLHSLVELHRVEFGSNTDSLSLDVLGIVKGLAFHKKFELAVSVFEWFKKRDHCESILSGSVVSVVISILGKMGRVSSAASLFRSLHKDGFALDVYAYTSLITACASNGRYREAVSVFKKMEEEGCKPTLITYNVVLNVYGKMGTPWHKIKAIVEGMKSAGIAPDSYTYNTLITCCRRGSLYVEAAEVFEEMKAAGFAPDKVTYNALLDVYGKSRRTKEAMEVLKDMELNGFSPSIVSYNSLISAYARDGLLEEAMALKTQMVERGIKPDVFTYTTLFSGYEKAGKDEAAMRVFDEMKGSGCKPNICTFNALIKMHGNRGKFTEMMNVLEEINTCKCSPDIVTWNTLLAVFGQNGMDSEVSGVFREMKRAGFVPERDTFNTLISAYSRCGSFDQAVEVYKSMQEAGITPDLSSYNAVLAALARGGLWEQSEKILAEMKNGRCKPNELTYSSLLHAYANGKEMERMHILAEEIYSAVIEPHAVVLKTLVLVFSKSDLLLETEHAFLELRKKGFSPDITTLNAMLSIYGRRQMVSKASEILRFMNEMGYTPSLTTYNSVMYMYSRSEDFEKSETFLREIMEKGIKPDIISYNTVIYAYCRNGRMRDASRIFSEMSASRIAPDVITYNTFVASYAADSLFVEAIDVVRYMIKHGCKPNQNTYNSIVDWYCKHNRQDEGKKFVDNLRNLDPHIAKGEECRLLDRIRNKWS is encoded by the coding sequence ATGGCTGATAAAATGGCTCTCCCTCTTCTCCTCCCTAACCCACCTCCCTCCTCCTCTAAACCCTTCTTCCCCAACCACcaccaaacccaaaacccctcTCAGCCACCACCATTAtcaccacctccaccaccacccatCACCCCAATTCTCCAAGAGCTCCTCCTCCACCCAAACCCCTCAACCCCTCAATCCCAAAACCCCTCTTACCGCAGAACCCGCACGCGCATCGGCCGCTCGCGTGACTCCAACCGAGGCAAGCCCTGGTCCCACCACCGACTCTCCTCCCAAGGTCAGCATATCCTAGACTCCTTTATCAACTCACCCTTTGACTCCTCTAAGCTAGACGAACAGCTTCACAGTCTAGTTGAGTTGCATAGAGTTGAGTTTGGGTCTAACACGGACTCTTTGTCTTTGGATGTTCTGGGTATTGTCAAAGGCTTAGCCTTTCACAAGAAATTTGAGTTGGCTGTGAGTGTGTTTGAGTGGTTTAAGAAACGTGATCACTGTGAGTCCATTTTGAGTGGTTCTGTTGTTTCTGTGGTTATTAGTATTCTTGGTAAGATGGGCCGGGTTTCGAGTGCTGCTTCTCTGTTTAGAAGTTTACATAAGGATGGATTTGCTCTTGATGTTTATGCTTACACTTCTTTGATTACTGCTTGTGCTAGTAATGGGAGGTATAGGGAGGCTGTTTCGGTTTTTAAGAAAATGGAGGAAGAGGGTTGCAAGCCCACTTTGATAACTTACAATGTGGTTTTGAATGTGTATGGGAAAATGGGCACTCCTTGGCATAAGATTAAAGCTATTGTTGAGGGTATGAAGAGTGCCGGGATTGCCCCGGATTCTTATACTTATAACACGCTGATAACTTGTTGTCGGCGGGGGTCTTTGTATGTAGAGGCGGCTGAGGTTTTTGAGGAGATGAAAGCAGCAGGGTTTGCACCTGATAAGGTTACGTATAATGCGTTGTTGGATGTTTATGGGAAGTCTCGGCGGACTAAGGAAGCAATGGAGGTGTTGAAAGATATGGAGCTTAATGGGTTTTCTCCAAGCATTGTGTCTTACAATTCGTTGATATCAGCTTATGCAAGAGATGGTTTATTGGAGGAAGCAATGGCCCTGAAAACCCAGATGGTGGAAAGGGGGATTAAACCTGATGTTTTTACCTACACCACCCTTTTCTCGGGATATGAGAAGGCTGGGAAGGATGAGGCTGCAATGAGGGTTTTTGACGAGATGAAAGGTTCTGGCTGCAAGCCAAACATTTGTACCTTTAATGCCCTTATTAAGATGCACGGTAACAGGGGAAAGTTCACAGAAATGATGAATGTTCTTGAAGAGATCAACACATGTAAGTGCAGCCCGGATATTGTTACTTGGAATACACTTTTGGCAGTGTTTGGCCAAAACGGGATGGACTCAGAAGTGTCGGGAGTGTTCAGAGAGATGAAGAGGGCAGGATTTGTTCCTGAGAGGGATACTTTTAACACTCTAATCAGTGCATACAGCCGATGTGGTTCTTTTGACCAAGCTGTGGAGGTGTATAAGAGTATGCAAGAAGCGGGAATTACTCCAGACCTTTCCTCATATAATGCTGTTTTAGCAGCATTGGCTCGAGGTGGGCTTTGGGAACAGTCTGAGAAAATACTTGCTGAAATGAAGAATGGTCGTTGCAAACCCAATGAGCTTACATATAGTTCTCTTCTCCATGCTTATGCCAATGGGAAAGAAATGGAACGCATGCATATTCTGGCTGAAGAAATATACTCTGCTGTAATTGAACCCCATGCTGTGGTCTTAAAGACACTTGTTCTAGTTTTTAGTAAAAGCGACCTCTTGTTGGAAACAGAACATGCCTTCTTGGAACTGAGAAAGAAAGGGTTTTCACCTGACATAACTACGCTGAATGCCATGTTATCAATATATGGTCGGAGGCAGATGGTTTCAAAAGCAAGTGAGATCTTGAGATTCATGAATGAGATGGGCTACACTCCTAGCTTGACAACTTACAATAGTGTGATGTACATGTACAGTCGCTCTGAAGATTTTGAGAAATCGGAAACTTTTCTAAGGGAGATTATGGAGAAGGGAATAAAGCCGGATATAATTTCCTACAATACTGTTATCTATGCTTATTGTAGAAATGGTCGTATGAGAGACGCTTCCCGGATATTCTCAGAGATGAGTGCTTCCCGGATTGCTCCAGATGTAATCACTTACAACACCTTTGTGGCAAGTTATGCAGCCGATTCATTGTTTGTTGAAGCCATTGATGTGGTCCGGTACATGATCAAGCATGGATGTAAACCCAACCAGAACACATACAACTCCATTGTAGATTGGTACTGCAAGCACAATCGACAAGACGAGGGAAAGAAGTTTGTTGACAACCTTCGCAATCTTGATCCACATATTGCTAAGGGGGAGGAATGCAGATTATTAGACCGTATTAGAAATAAATGGTCATAG
- the LOC112168714 gene encoding uncharacterized protein LOC112168714, whose product MALSTGLITSTTFLSGETSSLAKPSLAAAASSSSALRFAYPNFPANLRMPRTPTPLAAVSKQATTTPREPRGIMKPRKVSPEMQALVGVPEISRTQALKLIWAHIKGNNLQDPENKKIIVCDDKLKKIFAGKDRVGFLEVAGLITPHFL is encoded by the exons ATGGCGTTGTCAACAGGCCtcatcacctccaccaccttcCTCTCCGGCGAGACGTCGTCGCTGGCCAAGCCTTCTCTCGCCGccgccgcctcctcctcctccgctctCAGGTTCGCCTACCCCAACTTCCCTGCTAACCTCCGCATGCCGCGCACACCAACCCCCCTCGCCGCCGTGTCGAAGCAGGCCACCACCACCCCACGGGAGCCACGTGGCATCATGAAGCCGCGCAAGGTGTCGCCGGAGATGCAGGCCCTTGTCGGCGTCCCTGAGATTTCTCGCACCCAAGCTCTGAAGCTGATTTGGGCCCACATTAAGGGCAACAATCTTCAG GACCCTGAAAACAAGAAGATCATTGTTTGTGATGACAAGCTGAAGAAGATTTTTGCAGGGAAGGACCGTGTTGGCTTTCTTGAGGTTGCTGGACTGATTACCCCGCATTTCCTTTGA
- the LOC112170778 gene encoding probable E3 ubiquitin-protein ligase ARI10 — MDDMHHESDDGYESAESGDEEAMNYDDDLLVDDKVDDFGQSRSPQENYIVLEEEEIAKLQDNYIAEVSTVLSISKFDACLLLPHFHWRVDELKDEWFANEDKVREKVGLLKKPIVEHNARANLRIPCGICFEEYNYDRCILSASCGHPFCRDCWAGYISTTICDGGPACLRLRCPESSCSAAVGPDLIQKVLLNSNREAEHGKYKTYLLRSYVEDQRKIKWCPAPDCNCAIQFDTLGGMVSYDVSCLCSHSYCWNCTEENHRPVDCETVGKWILKNKDDSQNAQWILVNSKPCPQCKRPIEKNQGCNHLTCSAPCGYQFCWLCLGPHKNYRGCYCNSYRPGSVDNNPGTSRYMNETARKRAKKYLERYIHHYERWENNGRSKGKAIEDFDKVKTEHIKQLGEIHVNTKEHDYDFIIEAWQQIIECRQVLRWTYAYGYYMPQDAYAKKHLFECLQGHAEFSLERLHNCAESELQQFLVLSPSAASETFKEFKTKLVGLTKVTGTYFKRLVTALEEGLPETSRYGAGAAYEETDWTCDQCTYINVGSAVICAACSEQNPQGYWSCDRCTIFNPVTTTRCWMCDDADADKGGE, encoded by the coding sequence ATGGACGATATGCACCATGAGAGTGATGACGGTTATGAATCCGCAGAGAGTGGCGATGAAGAAGCAATGAACTACGATGACGATCTTCTAGTAGATGATAAAGTCGATGACTTTGGTCAGAGTAGGTCTCCACAGGAAAATTATATtgttttggaagaagaagaaattgcaaAACTTCAGGATAATTATATTGCAGAAGTCTCTACTGTTCTCTCCATATCCAAATTCGATGCATGCTTACTGCTCCCTCACTTCCATTGGAGGGTTGATGAACTAAAGGATGAATGGTTTGCCAATGAAGATAAAGTTAGAGAAAAGGTAGGTTTGTTGAAGAAACCTATAGTTGAACATAATGCTAGGGCAAATCTAAGAATTCCTTGCGGAATTTGTTTTGAAGAGTACAACTATGATCGTTGTATTTTGTCTGCCTCTTGTGGCCATCCTTTTTGTAGAGATTGCTGGGCAGGTTATATTAGCACAACAATATGTGACGGTGGTCCGGCGTGTTTGAGGCTAAGGTGTCCTGAATCATCATGTAGTGCAGCAGTTGGTCCTGATTTGATCCAAAAGGTATTGTTGAACTCAAACCGAGAAGCTGAGCATGGCAAGTACAAGACCTATCTGTTAAGATCTTACGTCGAAGATCAGAGGAAGATCAAGTGGTGTCCTGCCCCGGATTGTAACTGCGCAATTCAGTTTGATACTTTGGGTGGAATGGTGTCATATGATGTTTCATGTCTTTGCTCGCATAGCTATTGCTGGAATTGTACTGAGGAGAATCATCGTCCTGTGGATTGCGAAACTGTGGGGAAGTGGATTTTGAAGAATAAGGATGATTCTCAAAATGCGCAGTGGATACTGGTTAATTCCAAGCCTTGCCCCCAGTGCAAAAGACCAATTGAGAAGAACCAAGGCTGTAATCACTTGACGTGCAGTGCTCCCTGTGGGTACCAGTTTTGCTGGTTATGCCTCGGGCCACATAAAAATTACAGAGGTTGCTATTGCAATAGTTATAGGCCGGGGTCAGTTGATAATAATCCCGGGACATCTAGGTATATGAATGAGACGGCAAGGAAGAGGGCAAAGAAGTATTTAGAGAGATATATTCATCACTATGAACGCTGGGAAAACAATGGAAGATCAAAGGGAAAAGCTATTGAGGATTTTGATAAGGTGAAGACCGAGCACATTAAGCAACTTGGAGAGATACATGTAAACACAAAAGAGCATGATTACGATTTTATCATAGAGGCCTGGCAACAGATTATTGAGTGCAGGCAAGTATTGCGATGGACTTATGCATATGGCTACTACATGCCTCAGGATGCTTATGCTAAGAAGCACCTATTCGAGTGCTTGCAAGGCCATGCTGAGTTCAGCCTGGAAAGGCTTCACAATTGCGCTGAGAGCGAACTGCAACAGTTTCTGGTCTTATCACCATCAGCAGCTTCTGAAACTTTCAAAGAGTTTAAAACAAAACTCGTGGGCCTGACAAAGGTGACCGGAACTTATTTCAAAAGGTTGGTTACTGCATTGGAGGAGGGGCTTCCGGAGACGAGCCGATATGGAGCTGGGGCTGCTTATGAGGAGACTGATTGGACATGTGACCAATGTACCTATATCAATGTAGGGTCTGCCGTTATCTGTGCAGCATGTTCTGAGCAAAATCCACAAGGTTACTGGTCTTGTGACCGCTGTACGATTTTCAATCCGGTGACTACAACCAGGTGTTGGATGTGTGATGATGCCGATGCTGATAAGGGTGGGGAATGA
- the LOC121048850 gene encoding uncharacterized protein LOC121048850 produces the protein MAEQQSNDMNGNAGVILAIQDMASAIRQNNSGDHHDSNAEERVMRIQGAFRKAKPPIFKGTLDPMVAEEWLLQMKRSMNNQRIPDDLKVTIACTYLEGQAYHWWESVMTTSDTEILAWAAFEEIFLEKYFPDTVKQAKAKEFMFLSKGEMTVAEYQGKFEELMRFSPGIIPNEAAKAKKFEDGLNPEIREKVSILKLQKYSEVVDRALIAEQSIIGSKSTWKPMNLHEGYSDKHLKVNSHEYHGQQQARSFGVSHDPPLCYYCKEVGHIKRYCLPKISSIPNIASTKTTVSYSYTTSTKLAKTNC, from the coding sequence ATGGCTGAGCAACAAAGTAATGATATGAATGGCAATGCTGGAGTTATTTTAGCTATTCAAGACATGGCCTCTGCAATTAGACAAAATAATTCGGGGGATCATCATGATAGTAATGCTGAGGAAAGGGTGATgaggattcaaggagcattTCGTAAGGCCAAACCTCCTATATTTAAAGGTACATTAGATCCGATGGTGGCAGAAGAGTGGTTGCTTCAGATGAAGAGAAGTATGAATAACCAGAGGATTCCAGATGATCTGAAAGTAACTATTGCTTGTACTTACCTGGAAGGACAAGCTTATCATTGGTGGGAATCAGTTATGACTACTTCAGATACCGAGATATTGGCTTGGGCTGCATTTGAAGAAATATTTCTAGAAAAATATTTCCCAGACACAGTAAAGCAAGCAAAGGCTAAAGAGTTTATGTTTCTTTCTAAAGGGGAAATGACAGTAGCTGAGTATCAAGGTAAATTTGAGGAATTAATGCGATTTTCTCCGGGGATTATACCAAACGAGGCTGCTAAAGCAAAGAAATTTGAGGATGGACTTAATCCCGAGATTAGAGAGAAAGTATCTATTTTGAAGCTCCAAAAGTATTCTGAAGTGGTTGATCGAGCACTTATAGCTGAACAAAGTATCATAGGGAGTAAGTCAACTTGGAAGCCTATGAACTTGCATGAAGGTTATAGTGATAAGCATCTGAAAGTTAATTCACATGAATATCATGGGCAGCAGCAAGCTAGGTCATTTGGGGTAAGTCATGACCCACCACTATGTTATTACTGCAAAGAGGTTGGACACATTAAGAGGTATTGCTTGCCCAAAATTTCATCCATACCAAACATTGCAAGTACCAAAACCACAGTATCGTATTCCTATACAACCTCAACAAAATTGGCCAAGACAAACTGCTAG